acaacagctggggctgggctaggctgaagccaggagcctagaaactcaatccaggtctctagtgtgggtagcagggacccaactacattttccgccatcatcttctgcctccttaATTGGCTACTAGTTTTACTCCTCTTCAACCTGGCATACTTGGGACCAGCTTGAATTGGAATACAAAGATATAtttgggggggctggcactgtagcgtagtgggtaaagccaccacctgcagtgttggcatcccatatgggcactggttcaagtccctcctgcttcacttctgatccagctctctgctatggcttaggaaagcagaagaagatggcccaagtccttgggcccctgcaccctcatgggagacctggaagaagctcctaacttcagattggtgcagctctggccattgtggccaattggggagtgaaccagtggatggaagatctctctgcctctccttctctgtgtaactctgactttcaaataaataaataaatcttaaaataaaaaagacctatTTGGTTACAGATCTAATGATAAACAGTTAATTCAGTGGTGTGAACTTGAGGAGCCAAATTGGAGCCTCTGTCGATGGTGAGACTGACAAATTGGACACAAGGAGCCATTCAGTACAACTGTTGGGAATGATGCCAATGAGAGTCTTAACATCAGCTGCAGGGATAAGAAATGACATTCAATATCTGAAACAACACTAAGCTGAAGTTAGTGATTATTTAAGAGAAAAGCTATCTGGGTCAGGTATTGCCTCCCCTGAGCAGAGCAGACTGCTTGCTGTCTTGTAGGGTTTTTGGAAACTGTTTCAGAGACTAACAAATTCCCGAAAGCACTAGTGAATTATGTCAGCTGTAGAAGCACTGTCAGTCAAGTGAGACATTTTTGATTTTTGGCATTCAGAAGTGTGTTTACTGAAAtgagtatattcttttttttttttttttttttttttttttgacaggtagagtggacagttgagagagagacagagagaaaggtcttccttttgccgttggttcaccctccaatggccgccgctgcagccggcgcaccgtgctgatccgatggcaggagccaggatccaggtgcttttcctggtctcccatggggtgcagggcccaagcacctgggccatcctccactgcactccctggccatagcagagagctggcctggaagaggggcaaccaggacagaatccggcgccccaaccgggactagaacccggtgtgccggcgccgcaaggtggaggattagcctattgagccacggcgccggctctactgAAATGAGTATATTCTTGATTGGCTCACTTTCAGAAGTAAGAGGCCATCAGTAGTTGGTTAATTTTAAGCAAGCTCAGATTGTTAATGGTTGATTAAATTTGAGGCTTCTGGTACTTGTTACCATGATTAAGATTTTATAAAACTTGTTCTGGGGGTGCTGTGGcctactgggtaaagccaccacctgcactgctggcatcccatgtgggcactggttcaagtcctggctgctgctcttcagacccagctctctgctaatgtcttGGGAAGGcggtagaggttggcccaagcccttgggccccagcacccttgtgggagacctggaagagactccaggctcctggctttggatcagcccagctccagctgttggcagccatttggggagtgaactaatggatggaagacctctctctctgcctctctgtaactctttcgagtaaagtaaataaatcttcaaaacaaaacaaaaaaccctgttcTGTTAACTACTTTTGTCCCATAACTACTGACCATTTAGTTTCTGGGAATGTgggaacttttttaaagatttatttatttctctgaaaggcagagttagagagaggcagaagcagagagaagtcttctatcctcgctccccagatggccgcagcaggagctgtgccgatccaaaaccaggagccaggagtgtcctccgggtttccaatgcaggtgcagggcccaagggcttgggatatcttctgcttttccaggccatagcaaagagctggatcagaagtggagcagccaggactcgaaccggtgcccgtatgggttgctggcactacaggcagcacctttacctgctatgccctaGCGCCAGCCCTGATGTGGGAActttttattctcatttaatCCCCTGCCATGAAAACTTAGAATCTTCTCTCTGTCCTTACATGTAAATTTCCTAATGATAATAGGAagttgtttggtttggttttattttctcttggttTTTATTGTACCATACTGAACACTCAGAATTTTTCACTGTGGGAACTCATCCTCTAGTTTTGCACCTGATTAGACCCATTTACTGTCTCCTTATCTATATCTTCCTCCACTTCAGGACTGGATAACTGGTCTTTATCAACTACTTTACACTGCTTTTACAACATGAAAGAAACCAGGGACAATTCACAAAGGAGTGAATGTGGCTgtgtttaaataaaactttatataaCAAATGCCTGATGACAAGGCTAGATTTGTTTGCAGACTCTGCCGGATCCCATTCATCTTTCTAGAACATTAGTTCAATGAGGGCAgggatttttgtctgttttgttcattagACAAATTTTGATCATATATCTCTGCACTCAGACACTCTGCTTTTGCTTGTGGCTCAGTTACAGGTGGTTTATCGCATGCTTGTAATTATTTTCCTGGTCTTTGGAGTAGATGGCTTCTGAGAAAGGAGAGGTAGACATAACCCGTCATAGTCATATAACCAGTAGAATAGCCTTTTTGCTGTTTTTCAGTGCTCCCATTTTTCCTTaaaactttattcttttaaaaaatatttatttattttttgaaatatagagttacaggagggagaggcagagacacagagagaactcttctgctggttcactctccaaaaggccgcaagagccagggctgaagccaggagcttcatccaggtctccacagaggtgcaagggcccaagcacccaggccattctccactgccttcccaggcacattatcagggagctggatcagaagcggagcagccaagatttgaaccagcacccatgtgggatgctgcagcggctttacctgctatgccacagcaccagtccctaataCTTTATTCTAATTGAAGTTGGGATGTGGCTGAAAGTTAGTATCTGTCAGTGTGTAGTTTGCTTCTACCTCTGTACAAGTCTTTTAAGTCTGTTTTTAGAGTGCTTCATTTTCATGgtaatcattttaaataattatacttGCTTGAATGCCTTATAAGAAGTACATGAATACAAAGACTTTActtaaatactgttttttttttctttatcagggTACTAAATTTTAGAAAGGTTGCATCATGCGTGAATATAAACTAGTCGTTCTTGGTTCAGGAGGTGTTGGAAAGTCTGCTCTGGTAAGTCAAGCTCACTGTACCTGAACTTTTTATTCCAGCatattctttttaagttttaggtTTTGATTATTTGTCTTTATTGTTAAGTTGAAATCCCATAATGACATTAGAAACattgtagtgtttttttcttgtaattttagTCAACTTTCAGTTATATCTAGGTCGATCATTTTTTCCCTGGAATACTGGTTCAGACTAGCATGAAGTCTACTAGAATATAGTTTGAGCTAAGCAGAGAAGAAGAGAGCATATAAATGTCTGTGCATTTAAATGTGTGCATTTCAGAGTCAAGTAGTAatgaatttttgttctttttcctcgTGAATAGGATTatactatatttttttaagaagatacaAAATGTTTCAAATAGTGCTTTTGACTGTCTAGTTAACAGCCATGTTTTCTGCATCAAGTAATGATATATCaagaataaagataaaatttgTAAAGGTTGATGAAGGGAACATAACTTGATGAATAGTTTAGGGTTTAACAAAGCTCCACAAGAAGGGAGACTgaccttctctttctcccttgtgAGATAACACATTTAGAATAACCACCTAGCATAGCACTTGATTTTTTTGGATCAATCTGAGAAATGTATACAATGTGAGCAATAACTAGCCAATTTCTAGTTACAATTCAAATGTAAGTCTTTATTAAAGACAGGCTTTTTCCAGGGTAATTTTTTAACCAAATGCACACATTCACATGCTGTATTGGTTATGCTTCTTTTTTCATCAGTGGTATTACTGTAAAATCAGTACATTCATCTGTTGGTATCCCTGGGAGCTTTATTCAGGATCCTCTGAGAATACTAGAATCCTCAGAAACTGAAGTCCCTTAAGTGAAAGGCTATGGTGTTTGCACCTATCCActtcctcctgtatactttaaatcatctctagaatacttataatacctaatacagtgTAATaccatgtaaatagttgttatactatatTATTTAGgaataagtgatttttaaaaatagcctttaTATGCTCAGTATAAATGCAGTTATTTTTCCCCAGTTATTTGTGATCTGTGATTGTTTGAATCTGGATGCAGAGCCTACTAtagtttgaaatttaaatatttgaatttgttcttttctttgaGTTATAatagtatgttaattttttttcagactgTACAGTTTGTTCAAGgaatttttgttgaaaaatatgATCCTACGATAGAAGATTCTTACAGAAAGGTATATATTACTTTAGAAGCCCATTTGCTTTTGAAATTAAACATTACTACTTGTTATAATTATTGAATATTATATACTAAAACAGGATAAAGAGACAGTTAATTTGTAAAGTTAGTGGTAAAAATTTACACTTTATTATTTCCTAGTGTTGAATGTTTACCAGTTTAGGAGAACCAGACACTCCTACACGCACTCTTACAGAACTTTAAGTTTATCCTGAACCCAAAATTGCAATTTGATGCACTAACTTTATAGCCAAGCCATCCATTTCAAATGGTAGCCCCATTTTCCCCTCCATCCCTCTAGAATGATTACACTCAAACTCCTTTTTATCCTGTAGATAAACATACAAAGTCTTAAGTGCCTCTGCTTACAACACAAAAAAGAATGTACACTAATTTAACATGTGACAATAAGACAGTGTATGTGCATTTGTGACTTAGTAGCAGAAGAAGTTGTCTCTCCACATTTATGTAGCAGCCATCCTAGGCCTTGCTGTTTTGCAAACACTTTTCCATTCCTCCTTCCTATTTATTAACCGTGATACTGCCTCCTAGGCTACCAGATCTTGTTCCAGTGTGGTAAGGGGGATATAGTGATCTAGAAAAATGAAGGTATATCTTAAAGATTTACAAGGCAATTAAGATAGATAGAGTTTCTATTTCAGATATTGTTGGAACTGTTGcttcttttatatttgtttaagctactttaaaataatttctcccgAATTAACTGCTGAATGATTCATGTTGAGACAGAATAGATATCATAGGTATCCTTGTATTGATTGGAGAACACATGATTTTTATACCAAGTGCAATTTGGAGGTCTCTGAGTCTTGATTACTTAActtttttctcctgttttgttAAACTATTGCTTGGTTAAATTAGCTTGTAAAGTTACCAtagtctgtgtctctgtttttacTATTTTAGCTTTTGTGTATATTGACATAGTCTTGCACGCATAAAAAATGATGatggtgtatttttaaatttttctctagcAAGTTGAAGTAGATGCACAGCAATGTATGCTTGAAATCTTGGATACTGCGGGAACGGTATGTAAAATGAAATAGTAAATGCACCGTTTGTATAATACTGACTTTTTAAATGCTAGTACTTTATACATAAATATTAGTTGAACGAATTTAAATGTTCTACTCACATTAAGCTTAAGCTCTTAttctcttgaattcttttttttacattgcAGGTTGTAATTAATTGGGTCAGTTATTGAAGAGTTAATCAGAAAATTGGTTAGaatgaaaattttcataattCCACTAGTGCTTTTGAAACAACTTGATATATTACCATGTTTCAAATAATGTGGAAAACAGTGGGACATACATTCAGTCAACATAGGCCGTATAAAATTTTTGAATTGGTACCTTAAACCCCTCCAGTGTATTTATAGACAAACTACATTTGTAGGTATCAGAAGGCAAGGGAAAGATTTATTCCTGGTGTATGGTATTCATTCAGGTAGTGTTTCAGTACCTGATTTGTCCCAGGCACTATATTCTTACCCTCCAGTGCTAATAGTGTAGGGAAGGAGGAGTGTGGGGAAGGGACCAGATACAGGTAGCATACTGATAGATGGACCCCAGAAAAGAGCACTGTGAGTTAGCTATAAATGGGGGATACATTTGGGGCACTCTGCTCTTTTGGATATATTAAAGAGCTAAAGTAGCTCTTGGGGACAGACTGTTATCAGTTCCAAATGGTGTCTGACCATGGACTGTAATCTTAAGGAATGTTACGTAATACTAcaacattcttcattaaggtatAATTTTAGACTTTGAAAATTGTCAAACTGTCAAAACATTGTTTTctaatattcatttctttatatcACAGGAACAATTTACAGCAATGAGGGATTTGTACATGAAAAATGGACAAGGATTTGCATTAGTTTATTCCATCACAGCACAGTCCACATTTAATGATTTACAAGATCTGAGAGAACAGATTCTTCGAGTTAAAGACACTGATGATGTAAGCTGActtcctgtttatttttatctacctgaaagggaaaggagagaTCTCTtgcgtcctctggttcactcctcaagcgcccctagggctgagccaagctgaaaccaggagcccagaacttaattcGGGTCtaccatgtagatggcaggggcccaagcacttgagccatctttattattttttttatttatttaatttgaaagtcagagtctgggagagtgggggagacttcatccactggttcactctccttatggccacaatagtcagggttgaaccaggccaaagcaagaagctagaagcttcatccaggtctcccacatagatgtcaGGGATCCAaacatttggatcatcttcctgctgcttttcccaggccattagcacagagttgatcagaagtagagcagccaggactcaaaccatgggTGACAGCAtcaccagcagcagctttacctgctataccacaacactccccttgagccatcttctgtctcccaggatacattggaagaagctggatcagaagcagagtagccagaagtcaaaccgcactgcaatataggacacaggtgtcccaagcagtgataTAACTGCTGCACCATTTCACCACTCCTCAcgttttcaaatatatattgtgTGAGAAAAATTCCCTCCTTTCCTTTACCTTGTGAAAATTCAAAGTTAtcccctggggccggcactgtggcggagcaggttaaaaccctgacctgaagcgtcggcatcctatatgggtgccagttctagtcccagctgctcctcttccgatctagctctgctatggcccaagtccttgggcccctgttcgcACATaggatacccagaggaagctcttggctcctggctttggatcggcgcagctccagccattgcagccatctggggagtgaaccagcgaatggaagacctctctctgtctacctctctagctctttcaaataaataaaataaatcttaaaaaaaaaagttatccccttcctgtttttaaatcattcagtagggaggaaggaaggatgtAGGAGGCAAGTGTTACTAATAGAGCAAATCATCTGGCTGTGTTTCTGGCAGATTTTAGGGCCTTTTTAACAAGAATCAGACTTAGATATGAACATTCTCAAGCAACTGACAGAAggaacataatttaaaaagaaaggcaaggccagcggtgtggcatagtgggtaaaggtgctgcctgcggtgcaggcatttcaaatgggtgccagctcaagttccggctgctccacttccaatccagccagctctctgctatcgcctgagtggaagatggcccaaggccttggacccctgcacccatgtgggagacccagaagaagctcctggctcctgccttcggatcagtacagctctccagccattgtggccatctggggagtgaaccagcaggtggaagaccgaGCGTGCATGCGTGCCGCACTTGctcagtgctctctctctctgcctctccataactgcctttcaaataaataaataaatctttaaaaaaaaaacaaggcaacAAATATATTAGATTCTGACATTAGATTAAGGGACCTCTGCAGTGTATACCGTAATCAAATTTAATCctaagaaagcttcagaaagattATTTCAATTCCTTGTCATCCTATACTGTAtacagcagtggttctcaaacatgATCttgcattagaatcacctggtATTGGGCTCAACCCCTGGAGCTTTGGACAGTGGAGCTGGAGTAGGGCCAGAGAagttgcatttctaacaagtttccAGGTGGTATTGATGTTGCCTGTCTGGATACTACAGCTTAAGAACCACTGTACAGCAGTTGAAATGTTCTGAGTGCTGGGAGACACCATGGTAAATGCCACCATTTTCTGGACTTCTGAAACAAGTGAATTTTGGGAGAACCCTACATATTTATAGCAACCTCTGAGCATTTTTCAAGTAGTACATCAGTTTCTTAACTGGTAACTACTATAGTTTTACTCTGTCAGTTGCTTTAAATAAGTATGTGTTAAGTGCCTAATAAAAagctctgtgtctgtttttattctGAGGCTAATATTCTTGCTTTTCTTGCTTGATATTTTCCAAAAGTAATGTTAAAACCCAAGGTAGTGCTTTTGTAGAATAAATACTCTTTTTCCCTATgatgttcttttaaaattgcCAGAATTATGTATATCTAAATACATGATGCAGGTAATAAATAGtctttatatttagtaaattaaatgtatttagttcttattttttaaatgcaagacCGTATGAGAagctggggcctgcattgtgacacagcaggttaggctgcccttgtgacaccggcatcccatgtgagcaccagtttgagtcctagctgctcctttctgatccagttccctgcgaaagcacctgggaaggcaaaaaatggcccaagtagagagccagatggaattccttgctcctgtcttgggcctgtccctgtcctggactttgcagccatttaggaaatgagctaaaggatggaagatctccctctgtccctttgtgactctgcctttcaaagaaataaattaagtcttttaggaaagaaaaaaaaaaggctatgtgAGAAACTGAAAATTCTACTTCAGGGGCCTTCCAAATTTCTTCTTCTAGTGTTTTGCAATTGAGAATACTTATTTGATAACTACATGTCAGGAAACCAGAAAACTTGAAGTTGATTCATACCCTtgagagaaactttttaaaaggttgACATACATTGGTCTTCACAGTAACACCTTTGgcacttcctttttaaaagcttGTATGATTTGCTTACTATAATTAAGTCCACTGTGACATAATTGTAAGGGTTTTTTTTCCACCTCTTTTATATATAGCTAAGTTTCTAAAGATTCTTAATGTCTGTATTGACTAGGTTATGTCTATGAGAAGAGAAGGCAGTGAAAATATCTGACAATGTTAAGTCAATACTCATTGTTTAAGTCAGTTTAACATTGTTAAGGCTTTCATATTATAAGTGTAATTTTTATTACACATTGTTAATTTAATAGTTTTCTCTGGTATCATATGAAAAGTAATCCACAGAGTTGATTCTTAGAATTCTTTTGATTTGAATTATATAGCATAATTGCTTAATTATTTTTACCCTCACAAATGTGTTTTTAGGTTCCAATGATTCTGGTTGGTAATAAGTGTGACTTGGAAGATGAAAGAGTTGTAGGAAAGGAACAAGGTCAAAATCTAGCAAGACAATGGAACAACTGTGCATTCTTAGAATCTTCtgcaaaatcaaaaataaatgttaatgaggTATGATTGAATGTGTTTAAGATAGCCCTTTATCTGGAATACGGGATTTAAAATACATGGGGAAAAGGTGTGCGTATTAATAACATAGACCCAAGTTAATATGTACTcagggtctctctgcctctccttctctctttatgtgtaactgtgactttcaagtaaaataaataaatcttttaaaaaatgtaatcagGGTGATATGTTGATCATGCAGGCAAAAGTCAtgttaaatatatgtatgtaagtAAGCAATAGTACTACTCATTGTCCTTATTATATGCTAGTATAGTGAAAATTATCATAAAAATGGGCAGAACATGGAAGTGGGGAGTCAGATTAAGTTTTCTGGCATATAAAAGATACTAAAAGATTGACCAAAATCTTTAAAAGCACGGATGATTCTGGAAGGAGTTTAAAGTCATGTTGTAGATTgaacaaagacacacagaaagtATTAAAgaataaaggatttttttctttgtgtaatGATAGATGTTTTAATTGAACTAAGATATGATCTCTGCAGCTCCTTCAACAACCTACTTATTTTAAGAAGAACAGTTTCAACTCTGccaaaagataagcaaaaaacAACTTGGCGGTTATACAAACACCTGGTTTTACACTCATTCCTTAACAGAATATTTGCACTGGAGGGGGGTTTATTTAAACCATGGAAATTCTTTCATTtgacattttcccttttttgtgtgtatttttttttctcctgtaaattaaaaaagtaattatcTATTTGCAGATCTTTTATGACCTAGTGCGGCAAATTAACAGAAAAACcccagtgcctgggaaggcccGCAAAAAGTCATCATGTCAGCTGCTTTAATATACTAAATGTGCTGTAGCTCTGAGCCAGGTAGGTATGTTGACTTACCTTTCCTCTTTTTACCATTCAGCTGCATTAAGGACACTGTCATGAAAGCAAAAAGAGATTCTTGTTCTATAAGACAAATGTTACTCTTAAAAATATCTATGAGTTAGTATGATATCCTGTTATTTCATATACTTGTCATCATAAGTAAGATGTTCCACATAAGTGAATATTCTAAATAACTTCGTTCAATATTTACTAATGCTGTGATGGAACACTGGTTGGTACTGGCAGTACAGTGGTAACACCTGCAACTCTTAATTGCCTTAGGCTAATTAAGGTATAGAAGAGAGAGATCAACAATAACATGATAGGACAAACCCAGCATAGTACTTAGTAATAGTAAAAATCCCAGACACATTTGCCTTAAGCCAGGCACTCTTAAGTACTGTCCATATGTTGATTTATTGGATTCTCATGACAACCCTGTGAGACAAGAACTATTATTACCCATTATTACAGATGAAGGAATTAAGGCACAGATTGTTTCTGGTTCAAGCCCTGCCATTTAATGAGTAGCAGAGTGAGAATTTGAATGAGCAGGCTGGTTCCTGAGTCCATTCTTAGCCACTGTGCTATTATGGTACTGTAGGAGCATATCACTGGGGTGCCAGACCTGTCAGATACAGACTGAGGATTCAGGAAAAATTTGTCAAGAGTAAGAGATTGCTAAGCTTGGATCTGAAGGACACATACAAATTACCTCTGTTGTAAATGAAGGgttcccaggcagagagcccaCAAATACAGCTCAGAGATGTGCAAAGGAAGACAAATATACTACATTTATATAGGTTTTGAAAACAGTCGTCTTAAAAGAGGACAAACCTGTAAAGCAGTTAAGTCAGTCCCCAGCACATAGTAAACACCCAACTATTAGTTGCTGCTGTTTGCCACTAATAATGATTTCCTATTCAGTTATTATTTCACAATACCATTGTCCTTGAGAACTTTGACATT
The window above is part of the Oryctolagus cuniculus chromosome 11, mOryCun1.1, whole genome shotgun sequence genome. Proteins encoded here:
- the RAP1B gene encoding ras-related protein Rap-1b, which produces MREYKLVVLGSGGVGKSALTVQFVQGIFVEKYDPTIEDSYRKQVEVDAQQCMLEILDTAGTEQFTAMRDLYMKNGQGFALVYSITAQSTFNDLQDLREQILRVKDTDDVPMILVGNKCDLEDERVVGKEQGQNLARQWNNCAFLESSAKSKINVNEIFYDLVRQINRKTPVPGKARKKSSCQLL